Proteins from a genomic interval of Orbaceae bacterium lpD02:
- a CDS encoding DoxX family protein — MTQYRIDLAALVLRIALGAMYLAHGLTKLLVFTPAGTAGYFESLGFPGIIGYLTIIFEIGGGLLLLLGVFSQLIALLAVIQMVVISYIHSPNGWSFGNAGGGWEYPAFMALTALALLLLGGGRFSIMKLFRS, encoded by the coding sequence ATGACACAATATCGTATCGATTTAGCCGCTTTAGTACTACGCATCGCGTTAGGTGCAATGTATTTAGCCCATGGCTTAACTAAATTACTAGTATTTACACCAGCTGGAACCGCGGGTTACTTTGAATCGTTAGGTTTTCCCGGCATAATCGGTTATTTAACAATTATATTTGAAATCGGTGGTGGACTACTTTTATTATTAGGTGTGTTTAGTCAACTAATTGCGTTATTAGCCGTTATTCAGATGGTTGTTATTAGTTACATCCACTCACCAAATGGTTGGTCGTTTGGAAATGCTGGCGGTGGCTGGGAGTATCCGGCATTTATGGCGCTAACTGCACTTGCGTTACTATTATTAGGCGGTGGACGATTTAGCATAATGAAACTATTTAGAAGCTAA
- a CDS encoding siderophore ABC transporter substrate-binding protein — MSFKAVAAASFLILTLVITGCDNNNSSTNDSTIHTIKIEHEQGTTDVAVNPKTVVVLNTATLDTIDALGIKVTAVPQTSAHLPEFLKKYESSEYVNAGGLFEPDYETLSNLKPDLIIAGGRANDAYSKLSEIAPTISLTIDNNDFINSITQRTLQLGEIFNKEAEAKNLINQFEQKIASVKNKTDGHGTAMVIMISGGKMSAYGSGSRFGFIYDELGFKPATAFANTGKHGNIVNAELLLSVDPDWLFVLDRDSAIGNSDAQPAKQVLDNPLMHKTKVWNNNQIVYLDSSAMYIAGGLQTYNQLLDQINQALSQNH, encoded by the coding sequence ATGTCCTTCAAAGCTGTTGCTGCTGCATCTTTTTTAATCTTAACGCTTGTTATTACTGGTTGTGACAATAACAATTCCAGCACTAATGATTCGACAATACATACTATCAAAATTGAGCATGAACAAGGAACGACAGATGTTGCTGTTAACCCTAAAACCGTTGTGGTATTAAATACCGCAACGCTTGATACGATCGATGCATTAGGCATTAAGGTTACCGCGGTACCACAAACCAGTGCGCATTTACCTGAATTTTTGAAAAAATATGAAAGTAGTGAATATGTTAATGCGGGTGGGTTATTTGAACCAGATTATGAAACGCTCAGTAACTTAAAACCTGATTTGATTATTGCAGGTGGGCGCGCCAATGATGCTTATAGTAAGTTAAGCGAAATTGCACCAACTATTTCTTTAACGATCGATAATAACGATTTTATAAATAGTATAACTCAGCGGACTTTACAGTTAGGGGAAATTTTTAATAAAGAAGCCGAAGCTAAGAATTTAATAAACCAATTTGAGCAAAAAATTGCAAGCGTAAAAAATAAAACGGACGGTCACGGTACCGCGATGGTTATTATGATAAGTGGAGGCAAAATGTCGGCTTATGGCTCTGGATCGCGTTTTGGCTTTATCTATGATGAACTTGGTTTTAAGCCCGCTACTGCTTTTGCAAACACAGGTAAACATGGCAATATTGTTAATGCCGAGCTACTATTAAGCGTGGATCCTGATTGGTTATTTGTTTTAGATCGTGATAGTGCAATTGGTAACAGCGATGCACAACCCGCTAAACAAGTCTTAGACAATCCATTAATGCATAAAACTAAGGTTTGGAATAACAATCAGATTGTGTACTTAGATTCTTCAGCTATGTATATAGCCGGTGGCTTACAAACTTACAACCAATTACTTGACCAAATCAATCAGGCTCTCAGTCAAAATCATTAA
- a CDS encoding class III extradiol ring-cleavage dioxygenase translates to MSVKLPVLFITHGSPMLAIEAGKTGPLLTKLGERLKKLPIKAVLVISAHWITRDNAMLTAAKNLTTIHDFGGFPKALYQLQYNAKGAPDIAKKIQSELSDEHIHVELDLIRGLDHGAWIPLQYLFPKADVPVIQLSIPWPMDAEQAINFGKCLKKLRNQGILITTSGSMTHNLYDVGYDENQPLSYIKPFVDWVKNAVKNYDLNSMAHYRKLAPYAKEAHPTDEHFLPLIIALASSDEGELITELDGGITYQALAMNNYVFGHY, encoded by the coding sequence ATGTCAGTAAAATTACCCGTATTATTCATTACCCATGGATCTCCCATGCTGGCTATTGAAGCTGGTAAGACTGGTCCGTTATTAACCAAACTTGGGGAAAGGTTAAAAAAGCTGCCAATTAAAGCTGTTTTGGTGATATCCGCACATTGGATAACGCGTGATAACGCAATGCTTACTGCAGCTAAAAATTTAACAACTATTCATGATTTTGGTGGTTTTCCTAAAGCGCTTTACCAGTTGCAATATAATGCAAAGGGGGCGCCTGATATTGCGAAAAAAATACAAAGCGAATTAAGTGATGAACATATTCATGTTGAGCTCGATCTAATACGAGGACTTGATCATGGTGCATGGATCCCTTTGCAATATTTATTTCCTAAGGCTGATGTACCTGTTATTCAGCTATCGATTCCTTGGCCGATGGATGCAGAGCAAGCAATAAATTTTGGTAAGTGCTTGAAAAAACTACGCAATCAAGGTATTTTAATTACCACATCTGGTAGTATGACACATAACTTATATGACGTTGGTTATGACGAAAACCAACCATTAAGTTATATAAAACCATTTGTTGACTGGGTTAAAAACGCAGTAAAAAATTATGATCTCAACAGCATGGCGCATTATCGAAAACTCGCCCCTTATGCTAAAGAGGCCCACCCTACAGATGAACATTTTTTACCACTTATCATTGCGCTAGCAAGTAGCGATGAAGGTGAATTAATTACGGAGCTAGATGGTGGAATTACCTATCAAGCATTAGCGATGAACAACTATGTTTTTGGACATTATTAA
- a CDS encoding STM3941 family protein has protein sequence MQPTFKEQIHIPVSKRKLAIAVLGSFVFVALGLVFIFGNLKTPSTPSYTVLIGILAVFVFGIFAILGIKSLLTKAGDLIINNKGIILPKVALIEWADITGFRVIKIQGTKLILIDLIDAEKYLNKLNKLAQFCAAKSLQLYGAAFSISSNSLKCKFSYLEQALQDKLREYRQSP, from the coding sequence GTGCAACCGACATTTAAAGAACAAATACACATACCGGTTAGCAAACGAAAACTTGCTATAGCTGTATTGGGATCATTCGTCTTTGTGGCATTGGGTTTGGTATTTATTTTTGGTAATTTAAAAACGCCTTCAACTCCGTCATATACTGTACTTATTGGTATTTTAGCCGTTTTCGTCTTTGGTATCTTTGCTATCTTAGGGATAAAGAGCTTATTGACTAAGGCTGGAGATCTTATTATTAACAATAAAGGTATTATCCTGCCTAAAGTAGCATTAATTGAGTGGGCGGATATTACTGGTTTTAGGGTGATCAAAATACAGGGTACCAAATTGATATTAATTGATCTGATTGATGCAGAAAAATACCTCAATAAGTTAAATAAATTAGCTCAATTTTGCGCAGCAAAATCCCTACAGTTATATGGTGCCGCTTTCTCGATTAGCTCGAATTCATTGAAATGTAAATTTAGCTATTTAGAACAGGCGCTGCAGGACAAATTAAGAGAATACCGTCAATCGCCTTGA
- the recQ gene encoding DNA helicase RecQ, with product MSIAAQANEILHSVFGYKSFRNQQLPIIESVMRGEDNVVIIPTGGGKSLCYQIPALLLSGTAVVISPLIALMKDQVDQLLAYGIKAAYLNGSQSPQEQQLVASQYIQGEIKLLYIAPERLTTSTFNAMIKSIAPSLIAIDEAHCISQWGHDFRPEYLQIGQLKAKFLTVPIIALTATADEVTRKDIIERLNLNHPHVRLTSFDRPNIRYTVVERLNPLEQISSFLANQKGNSGIIYCSSRAKVDDMASRLANRGYSVAAYHAGLTTEDRANAQERFLKDDIAIMVATVAFGMGINKPNVRFVIHANAPRTIEAYYQETGRAGRDGLPAEALLLNNDRDFNWYQTIIADKEEGFHKSVELHKLNEMIAFTQAQTCRRIVLLNYFGEHRVEKCNNCDICLYPLEHYNGLVDAQKILSCVYRVGQNYGAQYIVDVLRGSNRNSVKENGHDKLSVYGIGKEHSADYWVSIIRQLIHLGYLKQDLSSFSALYLSEEARNVLRGDISLSLVKPRLELVKKTRQNRYARSINQTTILSYEERTLFNNLKRLRKEIADMDDVAPYIIFSDESLLEMVKMQPESKKALLGITGVGKIKLERYGELFLDEIEKFITAN from the coding sequence ATGTCAATAGCTGCACAAGCCAATGAGATCCTTCATTCTGTTTTTGGATATAAATCATTTCGAAATCAGCAGTTACCAATAATTGAATCAGTTATGCGCGGTGAAGATAACGTCGTTATCATTCCAACAGGGGGAGGGAAATCTCTTTGTTATCAAATTCCAGCATTGTTATTATCTGGTACAGCCGTTGTTATCTCACCATTAATTGCGTTAATGAAAGATCAAGTTGATCAGTTATTAGCTTATGGTATAAAGGCCGCTTATTTAAATGGTTCACAATCACCACAAGAGCAGCAACTGGTTGCTAGCCAGTATATTCAAGGCGAAATAAAATTACTTTATATTGCACCCGAACGTTTAACAACATCTACTTTTAATGCAATGATTAAGTCGATTGCGCCATCCCTAATTGCGATTGATGAAGCTCACTGTATTTCACAATGGGGACATGATTTTAGACCTGAATATTTACAAATAGGCCAGCTTAAGGCTAAGTTTTTAACTGTGCCGATTATTGCGTTAACGGCTACTGCTGACGAAGTTACTCGCAAGGATATTATTGAGCGCCTTAATCTTAATCATCCGCACGTACGTTTAACGAGCTTTGATCGCCCTAATATTCGTTATACCGTTGTTGAAAGATTAAATCCTTTAGAACAAATCTCCTCTTTTTTAGCAAACCAAAAAGGCAACAGTGGGATCATTTATTGCTCAAGTCGGGCAAAAGTTGATGATATGGCGTCGCGTTTAGCCAACCGAGGTTATAGTGTTGCGGCTTATCATGCCGGGTTGACAACAGAAGATCGAGCCAATGCGCAAGAACGTTTTTTAAAAGATGATATTGCCATTATGGTTGCCACTGTGGCTTTTGGGATGGGAATTAATAAACCTAATGTTCGTTTTGTTATTCATGCTAATGCACCGAGAACAATAGAGGCTTATTATCAAGAAACCGGACGGGCAGGGCGCGATGGTTTACCTGCTGAAGCATTATTGTTAAATAATGATCGTGATTTTAACTGGTATCAAACCATCATCGCTGACAAAGAAGAGGGATTTCATAAATCGGTTGAACTACATAAACTCAATGAAATGATCGCCTTTACCCAAGCTCAAACCTGCCGCCGTATTGTGCTACTGAACTATTTTGGCGAGCACCGTGTAGAAAAGTGCAATAATTGTGATATCTGCTTATACCCATTAGAGCACTATAATGGATTAGTTGATGCACAAAAAATTTTATCATGTGTGTATCGGGTAGGACAAAATTACGGGGCGCAGTATATTGTTGATGTTTTGCGAGGCTCTAATCGTAATTCGGTCAAAGAGAATGGACATGATAAATTATCGGTATATGGTATTGGTAAGGAACATTCTGCCGATTATTGGGTTAGCATCATACGCCAGCTGATTCATTTGGGCTATTTGAAACAAGATTTATCTTCATTTTCTGCTTTATATTTGAGCGAAGAAGCGAGAAACGTATTGCGCGGTGATATTTCACTCTCGTTAGTTAAACCTCGGCTTGAGCTTGTTAAGAAAACACGGCAGAATCGCTATGCAAGGTCAATTAATCAAACGACTATTTTGTCCTATGAAGAACGGACTTTATTCAATAATCTAAAAAGGTTAAGGAAAGAGATTGCCGATATGGATGATGTTGCACCTTATATTATCTTTAGCGACGAATCGCTATTAGAAATGGTTAAAATGCAGCCCGAAAGCAAAAAAGCATTATTAGGGATAACTGGCGTTGGTAAAATAAAATTAGAAAGGTACGGTGAACTTTTTCTCGATGAAATTGAAAAGTTTATTACTGCTAACTAA
- a CDS encoding HPr family phosphocarrier protein, with protein MLKEQMVVKNSTGLHARPVTTLVKLAGRYKSTIELVYNDKTIKMKSMMALLGAGVKGGSTVEVICDGEDEQAAIDEIRELFATGFGE; from the coding sequence ATGTTAAAAGAGCAAATGGTAGTAAAAAATAGCACAGGCCTTCATGCCCGTCCAGTAACGACATTGGTTAAATTAGCAGGTCGTTACAAAAGTACTATTGAACTTGTCTATAATGATAAAACGATCAAAATGAAAAGCATGATGGCACTATTAGGTGCAGGAGTTAAAGGCGGTTCAACAGTCGAAGTTATTTGTGATGGCGAAGATGAGCAAGCGGCAATCGATGAGATTCGTGAGCTTTTTGCAACAGGATTTGGCGAATAA
- the rarD gene encoding EamA family transporter RarD has protein sequence MSQSKALMLGIIAYLIWGLSPIYFKSIASLPASEIIFHRIIWAAFFCAIFILFYKQHQWWRPLFEHPKYLMVLFCTGLMLSANWLLYVWAINNHYMLEASLGYYINPLFSVSLGTIVLKERMRTMQWFAVVLALIGVIIQIILIGELPWISLLLALSFASYGIIRKIVPINVLPGMVVETWILVPVALLWLLFNPASMTLTEVFWSSHLMWLCILAGPLTLVPLILFNLAAKNLPYSTIGFLQYMSPTLVFLLAIFYFHENFSLEKLATFGFIWLALCVFSLDTYLTRRGGKFIRR, from the coding sequence ATGTCTCAATCCAAAGCACTAATGCTTGGTATTATTGCCTATTTAATATGGGGGTTATCGCCCATTTATTTTAAAAGTATTGCAAGTTTGCCTGCTAGCGAGATTATTTTCCATCGGATTATTTGGGCTGCTTTCTTTTGTGCAATTTTTATCTTATTTTATAAGCAGCATCAATGGTGGAGACCATTGTTTGAGCATCCAAAATATTTAATGGTATTATTTTGCACAGGACTCATGCTGTCTGCTAATTGGTTATTATATGTATGGGCTATCAATAATCACTACATGCTAGAAGCAAGCCTTGGGTATTATATCAATCCATTATTTTCAGTCTCGCTTGGTACTATTGTATTAAAAGAACGTATGCGTACTATGCAATGGTTTGCTGTTGTTTTGGCTTTAATCGGAGTGATCATTCAAATCATACTTATTGGTGAACTTCCGTGGATTTCACTATTATTAGCGCTCTCGTTCGCATCGTACGGTATTATTAGAAAAATTGTACCAATTAATGTTTTACCTGGGATGGTTGTTGAAACGTGGATATTGGTTCCCGTTGCATTGCTGTGGCTTTTGTTTAACCCAGCCTCAATGACATTAACTGAGGTTTTTTGGTCTAGTCATTTAATGTGGCTATGTATTTTAGCTGGACCACTGACGTTGGTACCGCTTATTCTATTTAATTTAGCAGCTAAAAACCTCCCTTATTCAACCATCGGATTTTTACAATATATGTCACCAACGCTAGTATTTTTATTAGCTATTTTTTATTTTCATGAAAATTTTAGTTTAGAAAAATTAGCAACATTTGGCTTTATTTGGTTAGCGCTATGTGTGTTTAGCTTAGATACATATTTAACGAGAAGGGGCGGCAAATTTATTCGCCGATAA
- a CDS encoding iron-containing alcohol dehydrogenase family protein, translated as MLKIQTPKNYLQEPGILTKINSYVAEFGDRVYIVTGEKAWKQTQNIIEKSLTDANIKYQIDFYYGRCNAEKLQVLAKKAIEFGADAVIGVGGGSIMDASKAIAEYANQLPVIQVPTIAATCAAWSPFSVFYNLQGGHEQSFPLTRFPEWILVDSNVLVKAPVRFLKSGIADAIAKWYEFSPYLKTSNDVNLLLQLQVAKLTLDILVEKSDQAIKDNIDGKVSEAFSHTVDAAIALAGLANSVRDSSQRSGMAHSIHDSLTHVPQLASWVHGEKVGYGLAVQTILEYPNPSDRLPLLKWLARLDIPLTPQQLSPEISDEMLVEIGDRVKVKPNAYKLLPFDVSPESIKKALFESKSLAELVKNNP; from the coding sequence ATGTTAAAGATTCAAACTCCCAAAAATTACCTACAAGAACCCGGTATTTTAACTAAAATTAATTCATATGTTGCTGAGTTTGGTGATCGTGTATACATCGTTACAGGCGAAAAAGCTTGGAAACAAACTCAAAATATCATTGAAAAAAGCCTTACAGATGCAAATATTAAATATCAAATTGATTTTTATTACGGGCGATGTAATGCGGAAAAACTACAAGTATTAGCTAAAAAAGCAATTGAGTTTGGTGCTGACGCGGTTATTGGTGTAGGTGGCGGTTCGATTATGGATGCTTCTAAAGCTATTGCCGAATATGCGAATCAATTGCCGGTAATACAGGTGCCTACTATTGCTGCAACTTGCGCGGCATGGTCTCCCTTTAGTGTTTTTTATAACTTACAAGGCGGTCATGAACAAAGCTTCCCACTCACACGTTTTCCAGAATGGATATTAGTTGATAGCAATGTGTTAGTTAAAGCACCGGTTCGTTTTCTTAAATCAGGGATTGCTGATGCTATCGCTAAGTGGTATGAGTTTTCGCCTTATTTAAAAACGAGCAATGATGTTAATTTATTATTACAACTACAAGTTGCAAAACTGACGCTTGATATTTTAGTTGAAAAAAGCGATCAAGCAATCAAAGATAATATTGATGGGAAAGTGAGTGAGGCATTTAGTCACACCGTTGATGCGGCTATTGCACTTGCGGGGCTTGCTAATAGTGTCCGTGATAGCTCACAGCGAAGTGGTATGGCACATTCAATCCATGACAGCTTAACGCATGTTCCTCAACTTGCATCATGGGTGCATGGTGAAAAAGTAGGTTATGGCTTAGCGGTACAGACCATTTTGGAATATCCTAATCCAAGCGATCGTTTACCATTATTAAAATGGTTAGCGAGACTCGATATTCCGCTTACACCGCAGCAGCTTTCACCTGAAATTAGCGATGAAATGTTAGTCGAAATTGGTGATAGAGTAAAAGTAAAGCCGAATGCATATAAACTTTTGCCATTTGATGTCAGTCCCGAGAGTATAAAAAAAGCATTATTCGAGAGCAAATCGTTAGCGGAATTAGTGAAAAATAATCCATAA
- a CDS encoding LysR family transcriptional regulator — MDKSNKLLEMTVFITIIDEGSFIGAAAKLNLSKQAVSRYLNALENRLQVRLLQRTTRTISLTYEGQNFYLQAKNIIDSVDEAEAIMHAKKIDPIGRLRINVPVSFGILNLAPLWQKFVDQYPKIELDITLSDRVVNLLEEGYDLAVRVGMLENSSLIARKLTSTRIIAAASPQYLEQHGTPTHPNELKQHNIILYSHWAKEERWEFWQDKSMHQVQLKAKVYCNNGDTCRAMMLAHGGISLQPDFIIGDDLKQGKLVEVLPQYSVADYNIYAVYPSRKLLPLRTECIINFLLEQLNA; from the coding sequence ATGGATAAATCAAATAAACTATTAGAAATGACCGTTTTTATTACGATTATTGATGAAGGGAGCTTTATTGGTGCAGCGGCTAAGCTAAATTTATCTAAACAAGCAGTTTCACGTTACCTAAATGCACTTGAAAATCGCTTACAAGTAAGGTTATTACAACGCACCACTCGAACGATTTCACTAACTTATGAAGGACAAAATTTTTATTTACAAGCAAAAAATATTATTGATTCGGTTGATGAGGCTGAAGCCATTATGCATGCCAAAAAAATTGATCCGATAGGTAGATTACGCATTAATGTTCCTGTAAGTTTTGGTATTTTAAACCTAGCACCATTGTGGCAAAAATTTGTTGATCAATACCCTAAAATCGAATTAGATATCACGCTATCTGATCGTGTCGTCAATTTGCTTGAAGAAGGGTATGATTTAGCGGTACGCGTAGGAATGCTTGAAAATTCATCGTTGATTGCACGCAAGCTAACCTCAACGCGAATTATTGCTGCGGCATCTCCTCAATATTTAGAGCAACACGGTACACCCACTCATCCCAATGAGTTAAAGCAGCACAATATTATTCTTTATAGTCATTGGGCTAAAGAAGAACGTTGGGAATTTTGGCAAGATAAATCAATGCATCAAGTACAGTTAAAAGCTAAAGTATATTGCAACAACGGTGATACATGTCGCGCGATGATGTTAGCGCATGGCGGCATCTCATTACAACCAGATTTTATTATTGGCGATGATCTTAAGCAAGGTAAATTAGTAGAGGTATTACCTCAGTATAGCGTTGCTGATTATAATATTTATGCTGTTTATCCAAGCCGAAAATTACTACCGCTACGCACAGAGTGTATTATCAATTTCTTACTCGAACAATTAAATGCTTAA